In Ascaphus truei isolate aAscTru1 chromosome 12, aAscTru1.hap1, whole genome shotgun sequence, the following are encoded in one genomic region:
- the TMEM258 gene encoding dolichyl-diphosphooligosaccharide--protein glycosyltransferase subunit TMEM258 isoform X3: protein MELEAMNRYTSPVNPAVFPHLTVVLMAIGMFFTAWFFVYEVTSTKYTRDVYKELLISLVASLFMGFGVLFLLLWVGIYV, encoded by the exons ATG GAACTGGAAGCAATGAACAGATACACAAGCCCGGTGAATCCGGCAGTGTTCCCGCATCTCACCGTCGTGCTCATGGCAATCGGCATGTTCTTCACCGCCTGGTTCTTTGT CTACGAGGTGACGTCCACAAAATACACCCGCGACGTCTACAAAGAGCTGCTCATCTCGCTGGTGGCCTCGCTGTTCATGGGATTCGGGGTGCTGTTCTTGCTGCTGTGGGTCGGGATCTACGTTTGA
- the TMEM258 gene encoding dolichyl-diphosphooligosaccharide--protein glycosyltransferase subunit TMEM258 isoform X1, which yields MEQYTLAQELEAMNRYTSPVNPAVFPHLTVVLMAIGMFFTAWFFVYEVTSTKYTRDVYKELLISLVASLFMGFGVLFLLLWVGIYV from the exons ATGGAGCAATATACGCTTGCACAG GAACTGGAAGCAATGAACAGATACACAAGCCCGGTGAATCCGGCAGTGTTCCCGCATCTCACCGTCGTGCTCATGGCAATCGGCATGTTCTTCACCGCCTGGTTCTTTGT CTACGAGGTGACGTCCACAAAATACACCCGCGACGTCTACAAAGAGCTGCTCATCTCGCTGGTGGCCTCGCTGTTCATGGGATTCGGGGTGCTGTTCTTGCTGCTGTGGGTCGGGATCTACGTTTGA
- the FEN1 gene encoding flap endonuclease 1, producing the protein MGIHGLAKLIADVAPTAIKENDIKSYFGRKVAVDASMCIYQFLIAVRQDGNMLQNEDGETTSHLMGMFYRTIRMVEHGIKPVYVFDGKPPHLKSGELAKRSERRAEAEKKLEAAQEAGEAENIEKFNKRLVKVTKQHNEECKRLLALMGIPYVDAPCEAEATCAALVKAGKVYAAATEDMDALTFGTPLLLRHLTASEAKKLPIQEFHFSRALQDMSLTHEQFVDLCILLGSDYCETIRGIGPKKAMELIRQHKSIEEIMENIDLKKYPVPENWLHKEARQLFLQPEVVEMESVDLKWTEPDEESLVSFMCGEKQFNEDRVRNGAKKLAKNRQGSTQGRLDDFFKVTGSVSSSKRKVTEAKGTAKKKAKTAGTPGKFKRGK; encoded by the coding sequence ATGGGAATTCACGGCCTGGCCAAGCTGATAGCGGACGTGGCCCCCACGGCTATCAAGGAGAATGACATCAAGAGTTACTTCGGCCGCAAGGTGGCCGTTGATGCCTCCATGTGCATCTACCAGTTCCTGATCGCAGTGCGGCAGGACGGCAATATGCTGCAGAATGAAGACGGGGAGACCACCAGCCACCTGATGGGCATGTTCTACCGCACCATCCGCATGGTGGAGCACGGCATCAAGCCCGTCTACGTCTTCGACGGGAAGCCGCCGCACCTAAAGTCGGGCGAGTTGGCCAAGCGCAGCGAGCGCAGGGCAGAGGCGGAGAAGAAACTGGAGGCCGCGCAGGAAGCCGGCGAGGCAGAGAACATAGAGAAGTTCAACAAGCGTCTGGTGAAGGTCACCAAGCAGCATAACGAGGAGTGCAAGCGGCTGCTCGCTCTTATGGGCATTCCCTACGTGGACGCGCCTTGCGAGGCGGAAGCCACATGCGCCGCCCTGGTAAAGGCTGGGAAGGTTTACGCCGCCGCTACTGAAGACATGGACGCTCTGACCTTCGGCACCCCGTTGTTGCTTCGGCATCTTACGGCCAGTGAGGCCAAGAAGCTGCCCATTCAGGAATTCCACTTTAGCCGCGCTCTGCAGGACATGAGCCTCACGCACGAGCAGTTTGTGGACCTGTGCATCCTGCTAGGCAGTGATTACTGCGAGACCATCCGAGGGATTGGTCCCAAGAAGGCCATGGAATTGATCCGGCAGCACAAGAGTATCGAGGAGATAATGGAGAACATAGACCTCAAGAAGTACCCAGTACCGGAGAACTGGCTGCACAAGGAAGCTAGGCAGCTCTTCCTGCAACCGGAGGTGGTGGAGATGGAGAGTGTGGACCTGAAGTGGACGGAGCCGGACGAGGAGAGCCTGGTGTCCTTCATGTGTGGGGAGAAGCAGTTCAACGAGGACCGAGTGCGCAACGGAGCCAAGAAGCTGGCCAAGAACCGGCAGGGCAGCACACAGGGCCGGCTAGATGACTTCTTTAAAGTGACCGGATCTGTCAGCTCCTCCAAGAGGAAAGTGACGGAGGCCAAGGGCACAGCCAAAAAGAAGGCTAAAACTGCAGGCACCCCTGGGAAGTTTAAGAGGGGCAAGTGA